A stretch of DNA from Oncorhynchus keta strain PuntledgeMale-10-30-2019 chromosome 17, Oket_V2, whole genome shotgun sequence:
GAACAAGGAACCGTTTATTGCCCATATAATTTAGTTTCCTGCCTAGCAGTAAAGATACAATGTTTAGCGAAAAGGAGACTCCACCCAAAGTGGGGTACATATACCACCACTATTGTGAACAAGTTTTGGTCAATTCAGCTGTTCAATCCTTTGGGAAGAATAAACTCGGTTTAAGCTTTCATAGTGTCTGTCGAGTTCTTTCTCTGATAATTAGAACCTAACAgtaggcacatgattactgcagtaggatcagcagaggcattcagaGCAGTTAGAGAGACAAATTGTTACTTATATTGTTTCTACCAACACCCCTGgtgtaatgtacatttgctgaagcattatgacaactctgCTTCACAATGGTAGTGATTAGCTGAGCTGGGCTTGGGTAATTggtaagtcattgtctcaacgcagtCTTATAATGCTGTGACAGGATCCAGGAATCCAGAAAATGTGTGGATCCCATCCttataaaatgtgttttgttttcaAAAGGTATCGAAATTGTAAACAAAATTTACCTCCATTGAGCTGCAATAATCATATAGCCAGTTGTGAAGAGAAAGACTCCTGCTAAAGTGTTCAATGCCACGATTCAGAGGGCACAGAGCCAGATATGATGGGTCTTTTGTTAGTGTCTAGCAGAGAGTCAATCAGCTCTTTacaatccagtttcaactgttcagagctgcccttcataatgttATTAAAAACACATGGACATAGATAGAATGATAGAATCGATTTCCATGTCCTGGCCTAGTACATTCgggagcagcttagtaatgtcaTTTACGCTCGTTCCTGGATAGGACATTGTTTTTGCATCAGGAACGGTCACAATTATTATCATGGAGCTGCCCAAAATCACGGCTGGCGAGAAGAACGTGGAAATCCACCCACCCCCACGCTTCACAGGATTCAGGCCTTCGACAGATGGAAAAGCCCTGCTCGATCCAACTTTGAAAATGTAGTAGTAGGCATTGCGGCCGCAGACACATGCACCCCCAGCGATGAAGGTGCAGGAAGATCAGGCTCCAGGACGGCGAAAGTATTAATTTGTATCCCCTCCAGGCCTCTCGTTGGAAGTGTTGACAGCTTTGCGGGGAGGTCGCTGTCTTCGGCTTCCACTGCTTGTAACATGCGACCATCGTTGACTGCCTTTTTCCTCATGCTGTGCTCCTTCGACTATGCTATCAGATGGGAGAGCTCTGGGCAACACCGGCCAGTCGGATAATGACAAACTACAAAGTGGAGATATATCCAACAAGCGCAAATGCCGTCCAGCCACCGGTGTCGAAAATTTAAACATTCCTTTCTGCGTTTTCCCCAGTTTCTTACGTAGGCTGGCGACCTGCATGATCAAGGAAGTCATCTCAAGCCAAGCCTATAATCCTTGGCAATTGCATTGGGACTCCAAGTTGTCCGGTTTGTCCCGAAACAAAGCATAATAGATACAGCGCTGTAACCGTTAATTTATTTCTCCAGACAAAGACGGCTCCATTGCAAAAGTCATCTGGTACTAACTTCGTTAGCTTGATGGCTAGCAGCTTAGCGTCTCTGTCAAGCAGGCTTCAACCTTTCTGTTAAGCGCGATTCCGGGACAAGAAATAGCGATCCTAGCTGTTAAAGCTAACCGAGTTGAGGAATCCACGCAAAAACAAGTTCTGTATTCGTATATAATGAATAGCGGTTCATTTAATACAAAATTACAAACCGAGTGTTTTCCAGTTATACCTGATCCATCaaatggtgagagagggagaggtgggaagtggaagacagagagatggagagagaaacacagcagtGCAAATATACTTAGACTTGAGTATTTCAATAACTCTTCTCTTCCAACTTGTTAGACTACCTACGGGGGAAGGATATCCAGCTACACAGGAGGGTGTTTTTTaccaaggagaagaagaaggcCGTGCTGACCAAGATGCATGCTGGCCATTTTGGAGTGAAGCGCATGAATGTCAAAATCAACTTACgcttatttctgcctcatgcacaaattcatgttgttactcctatgaacagagaaacTGAAATAGTCTGTCGATACGCTTTCCTACTTATTCATTACTGCTGCTGTGCTAGTTGTAGCActgagtggaaataggaagaacgCGCCTTTTAAGGATTATTAAAATGTgctgacagtgctgagtaagaacttaaacatTAACTCATAAAAACAGTAGCTCTCCCTGGTTGAACACATAACAATTGCATCACGGCCTGGTATGAAAACTCTCTGCATCATCTGACCGTAGGGCGCGAAAGAGGGTTGTGCGTATGGTCCAGTACATCAATGGGGCCAAacctcctgccatccaggacctatatactaggtggtgtcagaggaaggccccaaaaattgtcaaagaatccagtcacccaagtcatagactgttctctctgctactgcacggcaagcggtaccgaagtctaggaccaaaagactCCTTAAGAGCTTCTACCggcaagccataagactgctgaacaattatcAAATGACCACAAGGCTTTATCGTTGgggtttttacagaaatgtttgcaGATCGTCAGGTAAGGCCTTGTAGATCGactggttggtgaccactgctctagaaagttgagtgaagttcaatctcgtaCTTCTATCGGTGGGCACTCAGCTTAGAGGTTACATTAGTGGCAACTAACATATTAGCCAAAATCGATGTATTATCTTTTTGGGAATACGTCACATTGTGTTCTAAACTGCTCTGGTGACAAACACACTTTTAGCCTGGTCTCCATTCATCCACATGGCTGCTGGCTGCTCTTTGCTACCAGTATAGCCCAACCGGCTAGCAGATGGCGTTATTATTCCTTTTACATCATTTGTCATCTGCATCCAAATGGAATGTGCCCAGCTGGCTATAAACTTTGAAATCACACTGTTACAACATAGAGTTCTAGATTAAAATGAGCATGGTCCAACACCTACCTGCTTTCCCATAGAAGCACATACGCCCATCGAAACAGCAGTTTATGGCCTCACATTTGGCACCAGTGATGTCGGGAAGTCCACATTGCACCTTGTCATTACCCTCAACATCACAGGTCTGCTTTGGGCCTTGGTGTATCGGGCCAGTGGGTAACTTAGGCGCCTGAGGTGGTTGGGCAGGCTTCTGAGGAAGGAGTTGGGTAGGCGTCTGAGGACGGGGTTGGGCGGGCCACTGAGGAAAGGGTTGGGCAGGCCTCTGAGGAAATGGTTGGGTGGGCCTCTGAGGAAGGGGCTGGGCAGGCCACTGAGGAAAGGGTTGGGTGGGCCTCTGAGGAAGGGGCTGGGCGGGCCACTGAGGAAGAGTTTGAGTGGGCCACTGAGGAAGGGGTTGGGTTGACCAGTGAGGAAGGGGTTGGGCGGGCCTCTGAGGAAGGGGATGGTCTGGCCACTTAGGAAGGGTTTGGGTGGGCTTCTGAGGAAGGGGTTGGGCTGGCCACTGAGGAGAGGGTTGGGCAGGCCTCTGAGGAAGGGGTTGGGCAGCCCTCTGAGGAAGGGGTTGGGCAGCCCTCTGAGGAAGGGGTTGGTCGGTCCACTGAGGAAGGGGTTGGTCGGGCCTCTGAGGAAGGTGTTGGGCAGGCCTCTGAGTAAGGGGTTGTGCTGGCCTCTCGGGGAGTGGTTGGGCAGGCCTCTGGGGAAGGGTTTGGGCAGGCCTCTGAGGAAGAGGTTGGGCAGGCCATGGAGGAAGGGTTTGGGCAGGCCTCTGAGGAATGGGTTGGGCAGGCCACGGAGGAAGGGGTTGGGTAGGCCTCTGAGGAAGGGGTTGGGTAGGCCTCTGAGGAAGGGGTTGGGCAGGCATCTGAGTAAGGGGTTGGGCAGGCCATGGAGGAAGGGGTTGGGTAGGCCACTGAGGAAGGGGTTGGGTAGGCTGCTGAGGAAGGGGTTGGGTAGGCCGCTGAGGAAGGGGTTGGGCAGCCCACTGAGGAAGGGGTTGGGTAGTCCGCTGAGGAAGGGGTTGGGTAGTCCGCTGAGGAAGGGGATGGGCAGGCCATGGAGGAAGGGGTTGGGTAGGCCTCTGAGGAAGGGGTTGGGCAGGCCACTGAGGAAGGGGTTGGGTAGGCCACTGAGGAAGGGGTTGGGTAGGCCGCTGAGGAAGGGGTTGGGTAGGCCGCTGAGGAAGGGGTTGGGCATGccatggaggaatgggttgggTAGGCGTCTGAGAAATGGGTTGGGAAGGCCACTGAGGAAGGGGTTGGGAAGGCCACTGAGGAAGGGGTTGGGTAGTCCGCTGAGGAAGGGGTTGGGTAGTCCACTGAGGAAGAGGTTGGGCAGGCCATGGAGGAAGGGGTTGGGCAGGCTTCTGAGGAAGGGGTTGGGTAGGCCTCTGAGGAAGGGGTTGGGTAGGCCTCTGAGGAAGGGGTTGGGTAGGCCTCTGAGGAAGGGGTTGGGCAGGCCACTGAGGAAGGGGTTGGGTAGTCCGCTGAGGAAGGGGTTGGGTAGGCCACAGAGGAAGGGGTTGGGTAGGCCTCTGAGGAAGGGGTTGGGGAGGCCTCTGAGGAAGGGGTTGGGTAGGCTTCTGAGGAAGGGGTTGGGCAGGCCACTGAGGAAGGGGTTGGGTAGTCCGCTGAGGAAGGGTTTGGGTAGGCTGCTGAAGAAGGGGTTGGACAGGCGTCTGAGGAAGGAGTTGAGCAGGCTCCTGAGGAAGCAGTTGGGAAGGCCACGTAGGTAGAGAATTCTGTCCTTTCACGTATTGAGCGTCACATAGACCGATAAGCATGGCCACTGCCATGAGGCAAACTGGACTCCACTTCATCGCGATGGCTTCACGACAAGAAGTGTTCCTCAATATTCACTGGATGCTCTGAGGAGGATGATGGAGTTGTGGCCGCTTTTATAATGGATGGAGAGTTATTTACTTATTGGAAACCTGCCCCTTCCTTATTTGACTGTTCCTTTTATGAGGAGTCAAGGTTTTAGCCAATCGAATTCCCTGGCTAATGGTCCTTTAGTAGCACAGTATTCAAAACAGTTGTGTAACATTTGCTAACATCCAACATTTTGGTCATGGCCTTGAGAAAGGTCTTCGTGACCGACACATATCATGTCATTGGAGGTTTTGCCGTTCTGTCAGTATCTTAGTGTGTGGTAGTTCATCCAACAACAAAAATAATGGTCAGATACAATTCAAAAGTGTAAGGTGCAAGGATAGAATCCTGCATGTCCCCTTTTTTACTCTAGAACTGTGGCTAATGGCCCTTCAGTAGCAACTTATTCAAAATAGTTGTGTAACTGCTTTATGTTTTGGTAATGACCATTTCATGTAATCCAAAAAGTGATGGTTCCCATTTAAAtgcagtacattcagaaagtattcatacccctataTATATGTTTTTCTCACTCCTCTACAGatactaccccataatgacagtgaaaacatgtttttagaaatgtttgcaaattttattgaaaattaaatacagacatattacatttacgtaagtattcacagcCCTGGGTCAATACATGCTAGAATAatctttggcagcgactacagaTGTAAGTATTTCTTGTGAAGTCTCTATGAGCTTTGCATACATGGATTATTTTCCCATGATAATTTTcaacattcttcaagctctgtatttgatcattgctaaacaaccattttcaggtcttgccagaGATTTTCAAGCACATTTActgtaagtcaaaactgtaactcggccactcagaaacattcactgtcttcttcgTGAACAAGGCCAGTGTAGATTGTCTTTTGTTTTATGGTACTTGACTTGCTGAAATGTGAATTTatttcccagtgtctggtggaaagtagtctgtaccaggttttcttctaggattttggctgtgcttagctccattctgtttcttttttatcctgaaaacctCAGCTGTTCTtcacgattacaagcatacccataatatgatgcggccaccaccatgcttgaaaatatggagagtgctactcagtaatgtgttatattggattttccccaaacatgacactttctattcaggacaaaaagtgaaatgctttgccaaatgttttgtagtgttacactgaacaaaaatatgaatgcaaattggaaagttttggtcccatgtttcatgagctgaaataaacaatctcagaaatgttccatacacacaaaaagtaaTATttctgttagtgagtatttctcctttgccaagctaatccatccacctgagaggtgtggcatatcaagaagctgattaaacagcatgatcattacacaggtgcatcagCGTGCTGATCGTCCACACCAGGGTCTTTTCATGACTGCAgttggcaaatgctcaccttagatggccactggcatgcttgAGAAGTGTTCTCTTTACAGATAAATCCCAGTTTCAACTATACCGGGCAGGTATTGTGTACCgggtatggcattgtgtgggtttgctgggttatggtatgggcaggcaagattttagattcttcaaagtagacaccctttgccttggatgctacagacaacgaacacaattccattttattgatggcaatttgaatgcacagagatactgtgacaacACCCAGAGGCTCATTGTCGTGCCTTTCCTCCTCCGCCATCAActcatatttcagcatgataattcccagccccatgtcgcaaggaagtgtacacaattcctggaatctgAAAATGAAAAAatcttccatggtctgcatactcactAGACTTGTCACCCTTTGAGCATGTTAGTAATGTTCTGGATCAaggtgtacgacagcatgttccagttcccgccaatatccagcaactttgcacagccattaaagaggagtgggaaaacattccacaggtcacaatcaacagcctgatcaactctatgcgaaggaggtGTGTCGTGCTGCAAGATGTAAGTGGTGGTTATACCAGATACCGActagttttctgatccacacccctaacttttttaaaggtatctgtgactaacagatgcatatctgtattcccagtcatgtgaaatccatagattagggccaaatgtatttatttcagttgacAGATTTtcttaaatgaactgtaactcagtaaaatctttgaaattgatgcatgtaatgttttatatttctgttcagtgtactatagtgctttgttgcaaacaggccgcatgttttggaatatttgtattctttacaggcttccttcttttcaatcTCTCAATTGGGTTAGCATTTTgatgtaactacaatgttgttgattcatcctcagttttttcctatcacagccattaaagtcTTTAACTGTTTTAacgtcaccattggcctcatggtgaaatccctgagaggtttccttcttctctggcaactgagttcggaaggatgcctgtatctttgtagtgagtgggtgtgttgatacaccatccaaagtgtaattaataacttcaccatgctcaaagggatatccaATGtctgcttaaaaaaaaaaaaaaaaaaaaaaaaatatatatatatatatatatatatatatatatatatatatatatatatatatatctactaaTAGGTGCCCCTCTgagtcattggaaaacctcctggtttatatggttgaatctgtgtttgatatTCAATGTTCGagtgagggaccttacagatacagtgccttcagaaagtattcagagttcttcactttttccacattttgatgtgacagctttattctaaaatagattatatatatattttttaaatcatcagcaatctacacgcaataccccataatgaccaagcaaaaacaggattttagaaatgttcgcaaataatttaaaaaacaaaaaacaaacattactaacagaaataccttatctacatacagcaccagtcaaaagtttggacacacctactcattcaagggtttttctttatttgtactattttctacactgtagaataatagtgaacactatgaaataacacatatggaatcatgtagtagccaataaattgtcaaacaaatctaaatatatgttcaaagtagacaccctttgccttgatgacagctttgcatactcttggcattctctcaaccagctgatTGAATCGAgaatagaagtaatttagcttgtctggtaggctcgtgtcactgggcagctcgcggctgtgcttcccttgtagtctgtaatagtttgcaagccctgccacaaccgacaagcatcggagccggtgtagtaccattcaatcttagtcctgtattgacgctttgcctgtttgatggtttgtcggtgGGCATAGTGGGATGTCTTATGAGCtcccgggttagagtcctgctccttgaaagtagcagctctaccctttagctctttgcagatgttgcctgtaatccatggattctggttggggtatgtacgtacagtcactgtggggacgaagtCATCGATGCACAtattgatcaatcaatcaatcaatcaatcaaatgtatttatatagtccttcttacatcagctgatgtcacaaagtgctgtacagaaacccagcctaaaaccccaaacagtaagcaatgcagttgtagaagtacggtggctaggaaaaactccatagaaaggccggaacctaggaagaaacctagagaggaaccaggctatgaggggtggccagttctcttctggctgtgcagagtggagattataacagaacatggccaagatgatcAAATGTTTATCGATCACCAGCAGgggcaaataataataatcacagtggttgtagagggtgcaacaggtcaggagTAAATGCCAGTTGGCTTTTGTCATTTGGCCTCACAGCTGATCATCAGTATCTCTATCGCTCCTgcggtctctagagagttgaaaacagcaggtccagtgaacaggtcagggttccatagccacaggcagaacagttgaaactggagcagcagcacagccaggtggactggggaaagcaaggagtcatcgggccaggtagtcctgaagcatggttctagggctcaggtcctcctagagagagaaagaaagaaggaaatagagaaaaagagagagagaattagagagcgcaTACTTGAatacacacaggacaccggataagacagaatAAATACTACaggatataacaaactgaccctagccccccgacacaaactattgcagcagaAATATTGaagaagccagtgactgatgagGTGTACTCCTCAATTCCATAGGAAGAagcccggaacatattccagtctgtgccagcaaaacagtcctgtagcttagcatctgcttcatctgaccccTTCTTTATTGACCAAGTCACTGGCGCTTCCGgatttagtttttgcttgtaagcagaaatcaggacaatataattatggtcagatttgccaaatggagggtaagggagagctttgtaccgtctctgtgtgtggagtaaatgtggtctagagtttttatcctatggttgcacatttaacatgctggtagaaattaggtaaaacggatttgtttccttgcattaaagtccccggccactaggagcgccgcctcagGATGAGcgtttttcctgtttgcttatggccttatacagctcattgagtgaggTTTTATttccagcatcggtttgtggtagtaaatagacagctacaaaaaatatggatgaaaactctcttggtatatagtgtggtctacagcttatcatgagatactcagGCGAgcagatttcgtgcaccagctgttgtttacaaacatacacagaccaccaccccttgtcttacgcTGCTGATTCAGCTTAAACCACGCCAGCTGTATATTATtcatgtcatcgttcagccacgactcggtgaaacataaaatATTACATTTTGTAATGTACCGTTGGTAGGATTTTCATGATCGTAGCTTGtctattttgttatccaatgattgtacgttggctaataggactgatggtaaaggcaGATTACCCACTCATCGTCgaatccttacaaggcaccccgacctacATCAgcgatatctctgtctctgtctcctatcaaTGATGGGGATGTGGaccttgtcgggtgtctgaagtaaatccttcacgtttgactcgttaaagaaaaaatcttcttccagtacgaggtgagtaatcgctgtcctgatatctcgaagctattttcggtcataCGAGACAGTGACAGAAACATTATGTATAAAATAAGTTTCAAATAACgctaaaaaacacacacaatagcacaattggtaaggagaccgtaaaacggcagccatatCCTCTGGAGACATTGGAAGGAaagggttattgtgtgtaggccaatgaCAAAAATATCTTAATTTAATTccttttaaaataaggctgtaactcaacaaaatgtggaaaaagtgaaggagcatgaatactttctgaaggcactgtactggATAtaaagtggcgcagtggtctaaggcactgcattgcattactagctgtgccactagagattctgggtccaggctctgtctcagccgGCTGTGACCGGCAGACCCAAGGGACAGCGCACAATTGGCGCAGTGTcgtcagggttaggggagggtttggccgacggggggatgtccttgtcccatcgcgcaatagcgactcctgtggtgggccgtaCGCAGtgcactatgaaataacatatatggaataatttagtaaccaaaaaagtgttcaacatatcaaaatatattttatatttgagattcttcaaatagccaccctttgccttgatgacagctttgcacactcttggcattctctcaaccagcttcagctgGAATACTTTTCTAAGAGCTTTGAAGGAgttaccacatatgctgagcatttgttggctaatgttccttcactctgcggtccgattCATCCCAAACATCTCAATTTGGTTCAGGTCGAGGGatagtggaggccaggtcatctgatgcagcactccatcattatCCTTCTTGGTagaatagcccttacacagcctggaggtgtgtaagtcccactaagtgcaaaccagatgggatggcatatcgctgtggtagctatgctggttaagtgcaccttgaactctaaataaatcacagacagtgtcactagcaaagcaccaccacactaTCGCACCTTCTCATCCATGCTTCACAGagggaaccacacatgtagagatcatccgttcacctactctgtgtctcacaaagacatggcggttggaaccaaaaatctaacatTTGGAACAATCAGACCAAAGGATATATTTCAACCggtctattgtccattgctcgtgtttcttggccaaaacaagtctgttattattattggtgtcctttagcagtggtttctttgcagaaattcatgaagacctgattcattcagtctcatctgaacagttgtctgttacttgaactctgtgaaacatttatttgtgctgcaatggtggttggtaactgtaatgaacttatcctctgcatcagaggtaaatctgggtcttcctttcctgtgttgGTCCTGAtgacagccagtttcatcatagcacttgacgatttatgcgactgcacttgaagaaactttcaaagtttttgaACCTTTTTGGATTGAATGAcatttccctttgcttatttgagctgttcttgccataatatggacttggtcttttaccaaatagggctatcttatgTATACCAACCCCAATTACACCATCCAACGTGAAATTCATAATTTCACCATGCTAAAAgcgatattcaatgtctgcttttttagtTTTTATCAaccaaggcattggaaaacctccctggtctttgtgattgaatctgtttgaacttcactgctcgactgagggaccttacatataagtatgtgtggggtacagagatgaggtagtcattcaaaaataatgttcaacactattattgcacacagtccatgcaatttattatctCATTTGTTAAGTAAAtgtgtactcctgaacttatttaggcttgctataACAAAGGGGGTTAAATACTCAAGACATTTCCGATTTTCATTTGTAAGTAATTTGtaaaaatttttaaaaaaaacataattcctaTTTGACACTTTAGGGTGTTGTTTGTAGGCCAGTAgcaaaacatctcaatttaatcaattttatattccggctgtaacacaacaaattttggaaaaagtgaaggggtgtgaatactttctgaaggccctgtacctGTTCACAAGGTGTACTTGCAAGAATAACATTTGCTAACATCCAACATTTTGGCCATAGCCATGAGAAAGGTCTTTGTGACCGACACATGTCATGTCATTGGACGTTTTTCCAGTTCTGTCAGTATCTTAGTGTGTGGCAGTTCATCCACCTAAACATGATAGTCAGATTCAATTCAAAAGCATTAACGCAAGGTGGAAGGATTGAATCCTGTATTGTCCCTTTAGActtttcatatatatttttttctccgcAATCAGAATACCTACCCTCACAAATATTACATGTCAAGTAATAACACAGGAAATGTTGTTATAATTTTCTTACCTTTTTACAGTATTACATCATTTGCAACAGCAACATCTACACCACCATTACATGTGAGGAGAATAACATTATTTAACCCCACATGTGATCTTGCAATTTCACATGCGAAACTACAATGTATTGTATTCATTTTATATTGTATTGTCCTTATGTACTGTAGTGTTTCTGTATGCGACTCAGTTAGTAAGAGCATGGCATTAGCAACACCAGTTGCCACTGGGGTCACATATGAAAATGTGTGGACTCACTGTtgaataaaagcgtctgctatttaaatggaatatattatggtattacagtactgtattggccAATGCAATTTTAGTAAAGCAGTGTGAATCCCACAGCTAAGGCCTAGATCAGATCGTGTGTTAACTAGTGACAACTGCCACTTGCATAGCTGGTGCTTTGGCGGTGTCTGAGGTGTACCTGCATTGGAGCTTCAAATCAGAGCGGCTGCTCATGTGGtcattgtcacgaagccacacccAACCCACTAGTGTTAGAAGTTCATAACAAGAAATTGTAGtctatatagaaataa
This window harbors:
- the LOC127908459 gene encoding uncharacterized protein LOC127908459, coding for MKSLLNSFLRRLSNPFFSSLPKPFLSGLPNPFLSGLPNPFLRSLPNPFLRGLPNPFLRGLPNPFLCGLPNPFLSGLPNPFLSGLPNPFLRGLPNPFLRGLPNPFLRGLPNPFLRSLPNPFLHGLPNLFLSGLPNPFLSGLPNPFLSGLPNPFLSGLPNPFLRRLPNPFLHGMPNPFLSGLPNPFLSGLPNPFLSGLPNPFLSGLPNPFLRGLPNPFLHGLPIPFLSGLPNPFLSGLPNPFLSGLPNPFLSGLPNPFLSSLPNPFLSGLPNPFLHGLPNPLLRCLPNPFLRGLPNPFLRGLPNPFLRGLPNPFLRGLPKPFLHGLPNLFLRGLPKPFPRGLPNHSPRGQHNPLLRGLPNTFLRGPTNPFLSGPTNPFLRGLPNPFLRGLPNPFLRGLPNPLLSGQPNPFLRSPPKPFLSGQTIPFLRGPPNPFLTGQPNPFLSGPLKLFLSGPPSPFLRGPPNPFLSGLPSPFLRGPPNHFLRGLPNPFLSGPPNPVLRRLPNSFLRSLPNHLRRLSYPLARYTKAQSRPVMLRVMTRCNVDFPTSLVPNVRP